The following proteins come from a genomic window of Populus nigra chromosome 6, ddPopNigr1.1, whole genome shotgun sequence:
- the LOC133696673 gene encoding late embryogenesis abundant protein Lea5, giving the protein MARSLPNAKLLVASLADGLSLSVFRRGYAAAAPISAAVSSFGRGGSRNSAVTGKMEDGAVIKEDSEAYSAWAPDPVTGYYRPANYVAEIDPAVLRQMVLSHRVRTQ; this is encoded by the exons atgGCTCGCTCTCTCCCAAACGCTAAGCTTCTTGTCGCTTCTCTTGCTGATGGTCTTTCCCTCTCTGTTTTCCG GAGAGGTTACGCGGCTGCTGCACCGATCAGTGCTGCTGTATCGAGCTTTGGTAGGGGTGGGTCAAGGAACAGTGCTGTGACAGGGAAAATGGAAGATGGGGCGGTGATCAAAGAAGATTCTGAGGCCTACTCGGCATGGGCTCCTGATCCAGTTACTGGGTATTACAGGCCTGCTAATTATGTAGCAGAGATTGATCCAGCTGTACTTAGGCAAATGGTGTTGAGCCATAGGGTTAGGACACAGTAG